The genomic region TGCTTTGTGCCTAAAGGAAATTATACACTCTTCATCCAACTCTTTTTGCATCACATTGTCTATAACCGTCGACAACATTCCATGACGAGACTTGCTTTTTTCCATTTTTAGTTTTGTTTCTTCTGCAGCCTTACCTAACAGATTGATCCTCACAACATGTAATTGTGTTCCTGGATGCCCCGCCATTCTCCATGCAATAGACAAGGCTTCACGGTCGTCAGGTCCACCGATGAAAATCATTATAATGCGTAATTTTATTTCTAACAACGATCCTAAACCGCGATCCACAAAGATCCCTACCGAACAAGGTGCTTTTTGTAGAACATTTTTGTTTATCTCACAATGTTCATTGTGGATTATTTCTGGAGCATCTTCTATTGTTGAGTAGTCTTTGTGAAAGGGAAGGAGAATTAGGCTGGCGCGTTTCTCTTCGGCAACATTGTAAATGTCCTCATGGATAGTTGTGTAGGACGAGACAACACTTGATATGTCAAACCTAATCGCATTGTATTGTTCTACGAGTTTTTCAAATGCATTAGTTATGCTCTCAAACTCTAATTGTGATCCATAGTTGGTTGCTTCTGCGCCACCAATCGTGCTGTTTGAATTATCCATTTGTGAAACAAGAATAGCTGTGCCATGTCTAGTGAGTTGAACTAAGTGAGCTACTGATACATGTATAGGTGAAAGTCTAGTAGCATTTGTGGCTTCAATGACATGGATCATGTTATTGGCATGTTTAGCATTGTGGACACAAGCGACGATTCGAAGCTCCACATCGAACCTCAGTTTTTGCACGGTCCTTAATTGCGATTGCATGAATCGGAATTTTGGTTTGTATATTGCATTGATCAAGGGAGAAACCATTACAGTCATTACTATAATAGCAAGCATCATAACCATGAAAGTATATGGATCCAAAATCTgtaaagaaaaaagaaaaaaaagtaagTTGGTTAAAAGGCTGTTTGATTTAAATCATGCAATAATAGAAAAATGGTAGTTTAAAATTACCCTTTTGTCCCAAGCAATATTCAGTAGTATGACAGCCATGATACCCTTGGTGTTGAGAAGCAATCCAATGGCAACTCCATCTCGGGCAGGCATACCGAAGAAGAAAGTGACAATCACAGAGCTCAAAACTTTAGGTATGCATAACAAAAGCATAACCAAAAACATTAAACCCGCATTCTTTTGCTTCAAAAGGAAAGGCAAGTTGAGTCTAAAACCAAATCCAGCAAAGTAAACAGGACACAGAATCTCAGAAACAAAATCGGCCGACAATTCCAAAACCACATCAGCAAACTTTCCATGAGGCAAAATTAATCCAAACACAAAAGCTCCAACAATAGGATGTGTACCGAGAGAATCCGTAATGTACGAACAAATACACACTCCCGTCAACACGTCCAACAGGTGTGATTTTCGCCACGTGTTCATACTTGTTCTGTGTTCAATGATTGGAGTAAGGATAGGTCTCACCACAGCAAAGCAAAAAACTATGAACATCAAAGTAGAGATTACTGAGAGATAAGGCTTTCCACCTCTAGTCGAATAAGGAATCAACAAGGTAAACATAACCCAACCATATGCATCGGTTAACATAGCTGCTGTCAATGCATCTTTTCCAAGCTTTGTATATAAAAGTTTAAGATTAGCTAAGATTCTTGCAAGGACAGGGAAACCTGTTACAGAAAGTGCTAAACACCAGAATAAATATGCTTCGCCTTGATTTTCTTTTGGTGTTTGTGCGAAAACATCATTTTTATCTATAAGTTTTTGTTGTAGAGCTAGAAATCCAACACCAAATAACATTGGCGTCACAATGCCGGCAATTGCTATGCTTGTACCTTTCTTCCTTGATCTTAAGATGGTGTCTGAATTCATTTCTAAACCACTTAGGAACACATAGTACATTATTCCTAAGTTTGCAAAGGTTTCAACGGCTAGGATTCCATATTGACTATAAAACAAGGAAAATACCCATTCAAAATTTCCCAAGAGACTTGGACTCAGAGTAAAACCAGCCTGCATTATATAAAATTCAGgaattat from Lathyrus oleraceus cultivar Zhongwan6 unplaced genomic scaffold, CAAS_Psat_ZW6_1.0 chrUn0701, whole genome shotgun sequence harbors:
- the LOC127114844 gene encoding cation/H(+) antiporter 15 gives rise to the protein MEMANYACYNVSFSPSNNIWMADDIMIKHVPLLCLQIAYDILVSRLFYFVLKPLHVPLIIAQVLAGFTLSPSLLGNFEWVFSLFYSQYGILAVETFANLGIMYYVFLSGLEMNSDTILRSRKKGTSIAIAGIVTPMLFGVGFLALQQKLIDKNDVFAQTPKENQGEAYLFWCLALSVTGFPVLARILANLKLLYTKLGKDALTAAMLTDAYGWVMFTLLIPYSTRGGKPYLSVISTLMFIVFCFAVVRPILTPIIEHRTSMNTWRKSHLLDVLTGVCICSYITDSLGTHPIVGAFVFGLILPHGKFADVVLELSADFVSEILCPVYFAGFGFRLNLPFLLKQKNAGLMFLVMLLLCIPKVLSSVIVTFFFGMPARDGVAIGLLLNTKGIMAVILLNIAWDKRILDPYTFMVMMLAIIVMTVMVSPLINAIYKPKFRFMQSQLRTVQKLRFDVELRIVACVHNAKHANNMIHVIEATNATRLSPIHVSVAHLVQLTRHGTAILVSQMDNSNSTIGGAEATNYGSQLEFESITNAFEKLVEQYNAIRFDISSVVSSYTTIHEDIYNVAEEKRASLILLPFHKDYSTIEDAPEIIHNEHCEINKNVLQKAPCSVGIFVDRGLGSLLEIKLRIIMIFIGGPDDREALSIAWRMAGHPGTQLHVVRINLLGKAAEETKLKMEKSKSRHGMLSTVIDNVMQKELDEECIISFRHKAVNNNDSILYSEKEVHSNTGEEIPTLLNDIDKPGYDLYIVGQGSGKNSVIFSRLLEWCDHPELGVIGDILASTSFGTQSSVLIVQQYLVGRKRVMRKCHEVKTGTENL